The following proteins are encoded in a genomic region of Cygnus olor isolate bCygOlo1 chromosome 23, bCygOlo1.pri.v2, whole genome shotgun sequence:
- the RPS6KA1 gene encoding ribosomal protein S6 kinase alpha-1 isoform X1: MPLAQLAEPWPNMELVHLDTENGQAAPEESGNPPSKAKSDITWIEKDLEDPADKGEGVVKEINITHHVKEGSEKADPSQFELLKVLGQGSFGKVFLVRKITPPDSNHLYAMKVLKKATLKVRDRVRTKIERDILADVNHPFVVKLHYAFQTEGKLYLILDFLRGGDLFTRLSKEVMFTEEDVKFYLAELALGLDHLHSLGIIYRDLKPENILLDEEGHIKLTDFGLSKEAIDHEKKAYSFCGTVEYMAPEVVNRQGHSHSADWWSYGVLMFEMLTGSLPFQGKDRKETMTLILKAKLGMPQFLSSEAQSLLRALFKRNPANRLGSGPDGAEEIKRHPFYSTIDWNKLYRREIKPPFKPAVGQPDDTFYFDTEFTSRTPKDSPGIPPSAGAHQLFRGFSFVATGLMEDGKVKPAQPPLHSVVQQLHGKNVQFNDGYVVKEAIGVGSYSVCKRCIHKATNMEYAVKVIDKSKRDPSEEIEILLRYGQHPNIITLKDVYDDGKYVYLVTELMRGGELLDKILRQKFFSEREASSVLHTICKTVEYLHSQGVVHRDLKPSNILYVDESGNPESIRICDFGFAKQLRAENGLLMTPCYTANFVAPEVLKRQGYDEGCDIWSLGVLLYTMLAGCTPFANGPSDTPEEILTRIGGGKFSVSGGNWDTISDMSKDLVSKMLHIDPHQRLTAKQVLQHPWITQKDSLPQSQLNHQDLQLVKGAMAATYSALNSSKPSPQLKPIESSILAQRRVKKLPSTTL, encoded by the exons GGTGAAGGCGTTGTGAAGGAAATCAACATCACACACCATGTGAAGGAGGGCTCCGAGAAAGCCGACCCTTCACAGTTTGAGCTTCTGAAGGTTCTGGGCCAGGGCTCTTTTGGCAAG GTTTTCTTGGTGAGAAAAATAACACCGCCAGACAGCAACCATCTCTATGCCATGAAAGTGCTCAAGAAGGCAACGTTGAAAG TGCGTGATCGTGTAAGGACAAAGATTGAAAGGGATATCCTGGCTGATGTAAACCATCCCTTTGTGGTGAAACTCCACTACG CATTCCAGACAGAGGGGAAGCTGTATCTCATCTTGGATTTCCTCAGAGGAGGTGACCTTTTCACTAGGCTTTCCAAAGAG GTCATGTTCACAGAGGAAGACGTGAAGTTCTACCTAGCAGAGCTGGCTCTGGGACTCGACCATTTGCACAGCCTGGGAATCATATACAGAGATCTCAAACCGGAAAA catcctcctgGATGAAGAAGGACACATCAAACTCACAG ATTTTGGCTTGAGTAAGGAGGCAATTGACCATGAGAAGAAAGCCTATTCCTTCTGTGGGACGGTGGAATATATGGCACCAGAAGTTGTGAACCGTCAGGGCCACTCCCACAGCGCTGACTGGTGGTCCTACGGGGTGTTAATG tTTGAAATGCTCACTGGCTCACTGCCGTTCCAGGGGAAAGATCGTAAGGAGACCATGACCCTCATCCTCAA AGCAAAGCTGGGCATGCCTCAGTTCCTGAGCTCTGAAGCACAGAGCCTCCTGCGAGCCCTTTTCAAAAGGAATCCAGCCAACAGATTAG GTTCTGGTCCAGATGGGGCAGAAGAGATAAAGCGCCATCCTTTCTACTCCACTATTGACTGGAAT AAGCTGTACCGAAGAGAAATCAAACCGCCCTTCAAGCCTGCAGTAGGCCAGCCTGAtgacactttttattttgacacAGAATTTACATCACGTACACCAAAAG ATTCCCCAGGCATCCCCCCTAGTGCGGGGGCCCATCAGCTCTTCCGAGGCTTCAGTTTTGTGGCGACAGGCTTGATGGAGGATGGCAAGGTGAAACCTGCCCAGCCCCCTCTGCACTCAGTGGTACAG CAACTGCACGGCAAGAATGTCCAGTTCAACGACGGCTACGTGGTGAAGGAGGCAATTGGTGTTGGCTCCTACTCAGTGTGTAAACGCTGCATTCATAAAGCAACCAACATGGAGTACGCAGTCAAG GTTATTGACAAGAGCAAGCGAGACCCTTCTGAGGAAATCGAAATCCTCCTGCGATATGGGCAGCATCCCAACATCATTACCTTGAAAGAT GTTTATGATGATGGGAAGTATGTGTATCTGGTGACTGAGCTGATGAgaggaggggagctgctggaTAAAATCCTCAGACAGAAATTTTTCTCAGAGAGGGAGGCCAGTTCGGTCCTGCACACGATCTGTAAAACGGTGGAATATCTGCATTCTCAAGGG gTAGTTCACAGGGACTTGAAACCCAGCAATATTCTCTATGTGGATGAGTCAGGGAACCCTGAGAGCATTCGCATTTGTGACTTTGGCTTTGCCAAGCAGCTGAGGGCTGAGAATGGCCTTCTCATGACTCCTTGTTATACTGCAAACTTTGTGGCACCCGAG GTACTAAAGCGGCAAGGCTACGATGAGGGCTGTGACATCTGGAGCCTGGGAGTTCTCCTTTACACAATGCTTGCAGG CTGCACTCCATTTGCAAACGGGCCCAGTGACACTCCAGAAGAGATCCTGACCCGAATAGGCGGGGGGAAGTTCTCTGTCAGTGGAGGCAACTGGGACACTATTTCTGACATGTCCAAG GATCTGGTATCAAAGATGCTTCACATAGATCCTCACCAGCGCCTAACAGCCAAACAGGTCCTGCAGCATCCATGGATAACTCAGAAGGACAGCTTACCCCAGAGCCAGCTGAATCACCAAGACCTTCAGCTTGTAAAG GGGGCGATGGCTGCCACGTACTCTGCACTGAACAGCTCCAAGCCAAGCCCCCAGCTGAAGCCTATCGAATCTTCCATTCTGGCACAGAGGCGGGTAAAGAAACTTCCTTCCACCACGCTGTGA
- the RPS6KA1 gene encoding ribosomal protein S6 kinase alpha-1 isoform X4: protein MPLAQLAEPWPNMELVHLDTENGQAAPEESGNPPSKGEGVVKEINITHHVKEGSEKADPSQFELLKVLGQGSFGKVFLVRKITPPDSNHLYAMKVLKKATLKVRDRVRTKIERDILADVNHPFVVKLHYAFQTEGKLYLILDFLRGGDLFTRLSKEVMFTEEDVKFYLAELALGLDHLHSLGIIYRDLKPENILLDEEGHIKLTDFGLSKEAIDHEKKAYSFCGTVEYMAPEVVNRQGHSHSADWWSYGVLMFEMLTGSLPFQGKDRKETMTLILKAKLGMPQFLSSEAQSLLRALFKRNPANRLGSGPDGAEEIKRHPFYSTIDWNKLYRREIKPPFKPAVGQPDDTFYFDTEFTSRTPKDSPGIPPSAGAHQLFRGFSFVATGLMEDGKVKPAQPPLHSVVQQLHGKNVQFNDGYVVKEAIGVGSYSVCKRCIHKATNMEYAVKVIDKSKRDPSEEIEILLRYGQHPNIITLKDVYDDGKYVYLVTELMRGGELLDKILRQKFFSEREASSVLHTICKTVEYLHSQGVVHRDLKPSNILYVDESGNPESIRICDFGFAKQLRAENGLLMTPCYTANFVAPEVLKRQGYDEGCDIWSLGVLLYTMLAGCTPFANGPSDTPEEILTRIGGGKFSVSGGNWDTISDMSKDLVSKMLHIDPHQRLTAKQVLQHPWITQKDSLPQSQLNHQDLQLVKGAMAATYSALNSSKPSPQLKPIESSILAQRRVKKLPSTTL from the exons GGTGAAGGCGTTGTGAAGGAAATCAACATCACACACCATGTGAAGGAGGGCTCCGAGAAAGCCGACCCTTCACAGTTTGAGCTTCTGAAGGTTCTGGGCCAGGGCTCTTTTGGCAAG GTTTTCTTGGTGAGAAAAATAACACCGCCAGACAGCAACCATCTCTATGCCATGAAAGTGCTCAAGAAGGCAACGTTGAAAG TGCGTGATCGTGTAAGGACAAAGATTGAAAGGGATATCCTGGCTGATGTAAACCATCCCTTTGTGGTGAAACTCCACTACG CATTCCAGACAGAGGGGAAGCTGTATCTCATCTTGGATTTCCTCAGAGGAGGTGACCTTTTCACTAGGCTTTCCAAAGAG GTCATGTTCACAGAGGAAGACGTGAAGTTCTACCTAGCAGAGCTGGCTCTGGGACTCGACCATTTGCACAGCCTGGGAATCATATACAGAGATCTCAAACCGGAAAA catcctcctgGATGAAGAAGGACACATCAAACTCACAG ATTTTGGCTTGAGTAAGGAGGCAATTGACCATGAGAAGAAAGCCTATTCCTTCTGTGGGACGGTGGAATATATGGCACCAGAAGTTGTGAACCGTCAGGGCCACTCCCACAGCGCTGACTGGTGGTCCTACGGGGTGTTAATG tTTGAAATGCTCACTGGCTCACTGCCGTTCCAGGGGAAAGATCGTAAGGAGACCATGACCCTCATCCTCAA AGCAAAGCTGGGCATGCCTCAGTTCCTGAGCTCTGAAGCACAGAGCCTCCTGCGAGCCCTTTTCAAAAGGAATCCAGCCAACAGATTAG GTTCTGGTCCAGATGGGGCAGAAGAGATAAAGCGCCATCCTTTCTACTCCACTATTGACTGGAAT AAGCTGTACCGAAGAGAAATCAAACCGCCCTTCAAGCCTGCAGTAGGCCAGCCTGAtgacactttttattttgacacAGAATTTACATCACGTACACCAAAAG ATTCCCCAGGCATCCCCCCTAGTGCGGGGGCCCATCAGCTCTTCCGAGGCTTCAGTTTTGTGGCGACAGGCTTGATGGAGGATGGCAAGGTGAAACCTGCCCAGCCCCCTCTGCACTCAGTGGTACAG CAACTGCACGGCAAGAATGTCCAGTTCAACGACGGCTACGTGGTGAAGGAGGCAATTGGTGTTGGCTCCTACTCAGTGTGTAAACGCTGCATTCATAAAGCAACCAACATGGAGTACGCAGTCAAG GTTATTGACAAGAGCAAGCGAGACCCTTCTGAGGAAATCGAAATCCTCCTGCGATATGGGCAGCATCCCAACATCATTACCTTGAAAGAT GTTTATGATGATGGGAAGTATGTGTATCTGGTGACTGAGCTGATGAgaggaggggagctgctggaTAAAATCCTCAGACAGAAATTTTTCTCAGAGAGGGAGGCCAGTTCGGTCCTGCACACGATCTGTAAAACGGTGGAATATCTGCATTCTCAAGGG gTAGTTCACAGGGACTTGAAACCCAGCAATATTCTCTATGTGGATGAGTCAGGGAACCCTGAGAGCATTCGCATTTGTGACTTTGGCTTTGCCAAGCAGCTGAGGGCTGAGAATGGCCTTCTCATGACTCCTTGTTATACTGCAAACTTTGTGGCACCCGAG GTACTAAAGCGGCAAGGCTACGATGAGGGCTGTGACATCTGGAGCCTGGGAGTTCTCCTTTACACAATGCTTGCAGG CTGCACTCCATTTGCAAACGGGCCCAGTGACACTCCAGAAGAGATCCTGACCCGAATAGGCGGGGGGAAGTTCTCTGTCAGTGGAGGCAACTGGGACACTATTTCTGACATGTCCAAG GATCTGGTATCAAAGATGCTTCACATAGATCCTCACCAGCGCCTAACAGCCAAACAGGTCCTGCAGCATCCATGGATAACTCAGAAGGACAGCTTACCCCAGAGCCAGCTGAATCACCAAGACCTTCAGCTTGTAAAG GGGGCGATGGCTGCCACGTACTCTGCACTGAACAGCTCCAAGCCAAGCCCCCAGCTGAAGCCTATCGAATCTTCCATTCTGGCACAGAGGCGGGTAAAGAAACTTCCTTCCACCACGCTGTGA
- the RPS6KA1 gene encoding ribosomal protein S6 kinase alpha-1 isoform X3 yields the protein MPLAQLAEPWPNMELVHLDTEAKSDITWIEKDLEDPADKGEGVVKEINITHHVKEGSEKADPSQFELLKVLGQGSFGKVFLVRKITPPDSNHLYAMKVLKKATLKVRDRVRTKIERDILADVNHPFVVKLHYAFQTEGKLYLILDFLRGGDLFTRLSKEVMFTEEDVKFYLAELALGLDHLHSLGIIYRDLKPENILLDEEGHIKLTDFGLSKEAIDHEKKAYSFCGTVEYMAPEVVNRQGHSHSADWWSYGVLMFEMLTGSLPFQGKDRKETMTLILKAKLGMPQFLSSEAQSLLRALFKRNPANRLGSGPDGAEEIKRHPFYSTIDWNKLYRREIKPPFKPAVGQPDDTFYFDTEFTSRTPKDSPGIPPSAGAHQLFRGFSFVATGLMEDGKVKPAQPPLHSVVQQLHGKNVQFNDGYVVKEAIGVGSYSVCKRCIHKATNMEYAVKVIDKSKRDPSEEIEILLRYGQHPNIITLKDVYDDGKYVYLVTELMRGGELLDKILRQKFFSEREASSVLHTICKTVEYLHSQGVVHRDLKPSNILYVDESGNPESIRICDFGFAKQLRAENGLLMTPCYTANFVAPEVLKRQGYDEGCDIWSLGVLLYTMLAGCTPFANGPSDTPEEILTRIGGGKFSVSGGNWDTISDMSKDLVSKMLHIDPHQRLTAKQVLQHPWITQKDSLPQSQLNHQDLQLVKGAMAATYSALNSSKPSPQLKPIESSILAQRRVKKLPSTTL from the exons GGTGAAGGCGTTGTGAAGGAAATCAACATCACACACCATGTGAAGGAGGGCTCCGAGAAAGCCGACCCTTCACAGTTTGAGCTTCTGAAGGTTCTGGGCCAGGGCTCTTTTGGCAAG GTTTTCTTGGTGAGAAAAATAACACCGCCAGACAGCAACCATCTCTATGCCATGAAAGTGCTCAAGAAGGCAACGTTGAAAG TGCGTGATCGTGTAAGGACAAAGATTGAAAGGGATATCCTGGCTGATGTAAACCATCCCTTTGTGGTGAAACTCCACTACG CATTCCAGACAGAGGGGAAGCTGTATCTCATCTTGGATTTCCTCAGAGGAGGTGACCTTTTCACTAGGCTTTCCAAAGAG GTCATGTTCACAGAGGAAGACGTGAAGTTCTACCTAGCAGAGCTGGCTCTGGGACTCGACCATTTGCACAGCCTGGGAATCATATACAGAGATCTCAAACCGGAAAA catcctcctgGATGAAGAAGGACACATCAAACTCACAG ATTTTGGCTTGAGTAAGGAGGCAATTGACCATGAGAAGAAAGCCTATTCCTTCTGTGGGACGGTGGAATATATGGCACCAGAAGTTGTGAACCGTCAGGGCCACTCCCACAGCGCTGACTGGTGGTCCTACGGGGTGTTAATG tTTGAAATGCTCACTGGCTCACTGCCGTTCCAGGGGAAAGATCGTAAGGAGACCATGACCCTCATCCTCAA AGCAAAGCTGGGCATGCCTCAGTTCCTGAGCTCTGAAGCACAGAGCCTCCTGCGAGCCCTTTTCAAAAGGAATCCAGCCAACAGATTAG GTTCTGGTCCAGATGGGGCAGAAGAGATAAAGCGCCATCCTTTCTACTCCACTATTGACTGGAAT AAGCTGTACCGAAGAGAAATCAAACCGCCCTTCAAGCCTGCAGTAGGCCAGCCTGAtgacactttttattttgacacAGAATTTACATCACGTACACCAAAAG ATTCCCCAGGCATCCCCCCTAGTGCGGGGGCCCATCAGCTCTTCCGAGGCTTCAGTTTTGTGGCGACAGGCTTGATGGAGGATGGCAAGGTGAAACCTGCCCAGCCCCCTCTGCACTCAGTGGTACAG CAACTGCACGGCAAGAATGTCCAGTTCAACGACGGCTACGTGGTGAAGGAGGCAATTGGTGTTGGCTCCTACTCAGTGTGTAAACGCTGCATTCATAAAGCAACCAACATGGAGTACGCAGTCAAG GTTATTGACAAGAGCAAGCGAGACCCTTCTGAGGAAATCGAAATCCTCCTGCGATATGGGCAGCATCCCAACATCATTACCTTGAAAGAT GTTTATGATGATGGGAAGTATGTGTATCTGGTGACTGAGCTGATGAgaggaggggagctgctggaTAAAATCCTCAGACAGAAATTTTTCTCAGAGAGGGAGGCCAGTTCGGTCCTGCACACGATCTGTAAAACGGTGGAATATCTGCATTCTCAAGGG gTAGTTCACAGGGACTTGAAACCCAGCAATATTCTCTATGTGGATGAGTCAGGGAACCCTGAGAGCATTCGCATTTGTGACTTTGGCTTTGCCAAGCAGCTGAGGGCTGAGAATGGCCTTCTCATGACTCCTTGTTATACTGCAAACTTTGTGGCACCCGAG GTACTAAAGCGGCAAGGCTACGATGAGGGCTGTGACATCTGGAGCCTGGGAGTTCTCCTTTACACAATGCTTGCAGG CTGCACTCCATTTGCAAACGGGCCCAGTGACACTCCAGAAGAGATCCTGACCCGAATAGGCGGGGGGAAGTTCTCTGTCAGTGGAGGCAACTGGGACACTATTTCTGACATGTCCAAG GATCTGGTATCAAAGATGCTTCACATAGATCCTCACCAGCGCCTAACAGCCAAACAGGTCCTGCAGCATCCATGGATAACTCAGAAGGACAGCTTACCCCAGAGCCAGCTGAATCACCAAGACCTTCAGCTTGTAAAG GGGGCGATGGCTGCCACGTACTCTGCACTGAACAGCTCCAAGCCAAGCCCCCAGCTGAAGCCTATCGAATCTTCCATTCTGGCACAGAGGCGGGTAAAGAAACTTCCTTCCACCACGCTGTGA
- the RPS6KA1 gene encoding ribosomal protein S6 kinase alpha-1 isoform X5, with translation MLRLLFRSKPRIQEAKSDITWIEKDLEDPADKGEGVVKEINITHHVKEGSEKADPSQFELLKVLGQGSFGKVFLVRKITPPDSNHLYAMKVLKKATLKVRDRVRTKIERDILADVNHPFVVKLHYAFQTEGKLYLILDFLRGGDLFTRLSKEVMFTEEDVKFYLAELALGLDHLHSLGIIYRDLKPENILLDEEGHIKLTDFGLSKEAIDHEKKAYSFCGTVEYMAPEVVNRQGHSHSADWWSYGVLMFEMLTGSLPFQGKDRKETMTLILKAKLGMPQFLSSEAQSLLRALFKRNPANRLGSGPDGAEEIKRHPFYSTIDWNKLYRREIKPPFKPAVGQPDDTFYFDTEFTSRTPKDSPGIPPSAGAHQLFRGFSFVATGLMEDGKVKPAQPPLHSVVQQLHGKNVQFNDGYVVKEAIGVGSYSVCKRCIHKATNMEYAVKVIDKSKRDPSEEIEILLRYGQHPNIITLKDVYDDGKYVYLVTELMRGGELLDKILRQKFFSEREASSVLHTICKTVEYLHSQGVVHRDLKPSNILYVDESGNPESIRICDFGFAKQLRAENGLLMTPCYTANFVAPEVLKRQGYDEGCDIWSLGVLLYTMLAGCTPFANGPSDTPEEILTRIGGGKFSVSGGNWDTISDMSKDLVSKMLHIDPHQRLTAKQVLQHPWITQKDSLPQSQLNHQDLQLVKGAMAATYSALNSSKPSPQLKPIESSILAQRRVKKLPSTTL, from the exons GGTGAAGGCGTTGTGAAGGAAATCAACATCACACACCATGTGAAGGAGGGCTCCGAGAAAGCCGACCCTTCACAGTTTGAGCTTCTGAAGGTTCTGGGCCAGGGCTCTTTTGGCAAG GTTTTCTTGGTGAGAAAAATAACACCGCCAGACAGCAACCATCTCTATGCCATGAAAGTGCTCAAGAAGGCAACGTTGAAAG TGCGTGATCGTGTAAGGACAAAGATTGAAAGGGATATCCTGGCTGATGTAAACCATCCCTTTGTGGTGAAACTCCACTACG CATTCCAGACAGAGGGGAAGCTGTATCTCATCTTGGATTTCCTCAGAGGAGGTGACCTTTTCACTAGGCTTTCCAAAGAG GTCATGTTCACAGAGGAAGACGTGAAGTTCTACCTAGCAGAGCTGGCTCTGGGACTCGACCATTTGCACAGCCTGGGAATCATATACAGAGATCTCAAACCGGAAAA catcctcctgGATGAAGAAGGACACATCAAACTCACAG ATTTTGGCTTGAGTAAGGAGGCAATTGACCATGAGAAGAAAGCCTATTCCTTCTGTGGGACGGTGGAATATATGGCACCAGAAGTTGTGAACCGTCAGGGCCACTCCCACAGCGCTGACTGGTGGTCCTACGGGGTGTTAATG tTTGAAATGCTCACTGGCTCACTGCCGTTCCAGGGGAAAGATCGTAAGGAGACCATGACCCTCATCCTCAA AGCAAAGCTGGGCATGCCTCAGTTCCTGAGCTCTGAAGCACAGAGCCTCCTGCGAGCCCTTTTCAAAAGGAATCCAGCCAACAGATTAG GTTCTGGTCCAGATGGGGCAGAAGAGATAAAGCGCCATCCTTTCTACTCCACTATTGACTGGAAT AAGCTGTACCGAAGAGAAATCAAACCGCCCTTCAAGCCTGCAGTAGGCCAGCCTGAtgacactttttattttgacacAGAATTTACATCACGTACACCAAAAG ATTCCCCAGGCATCCCCCCTAGTGCGGGGGCCCATCAGCTCTTCCGAGGCTTCAGTTTTGTGGCGACAGGCTTGATGGAGGATGGCAAGGTGAAACCTGCCCAGCCCCCTCTGCACTCAGTGGTACAG CAACTGCACGGCAAGAATGTCCAGTTCAACGACGGCTACGTGGTGAAGGAGGCAATTGGTGTTGGCTCCTACTCAGTGTGTAAACGCTGCATTCATAAAGCAACCAACATGGAGTACGCAGTCAAG GTTATTGACAAGAGCAAGCGAGACCCTTCTGAGGAAATCGAAATCCTCCTGCGATATGGGCAGCATCCCAACATCATTACCTTGAAAGAT GTTTATGATGATGGGAAGTATGTGTATCTGGTGACTGAGCTGATGAgaggaggggagctgctggaTAAAATCCTCAGACAGAAATTTTTCTCAGAGAGGGAGGCCAGTTCGGTCCTGCACACGATCTGTAAAACGGTGGAATATCTGCATTCTCAAGGG gTAGTTCACAGGGACTTGAAACCCAGCAATATTCTCTATGTGGATGAGTCAGGGAACCCTGAGAGCATTCGCATTTGTGACTTTGGCTTTGCCAAGCAGCTGAGGGCTGAGAATGGCCTTCTCATGACTCCTTGTTATACTGCAAACTTTGTGGCACCCGAG GTACTAAAGCGGCAAGGCTACGATGAGGGCTGTGACATCTGGAGCCTGGGAGTTCTCCTTTACACAATGCTTGCAGG CTGCACTCCATTTGCAAACGGGCCCAGTGACACTCCAGAAGAGATCCTGACCCGAATAGGCGGGGGGAAGTTCTCTGTCAGTGGAGGCAACTGGGACACTATTTCTGACATGTCCAAG GATCTGGTATCAAAGATGCTTCACATAGATCCTCACCAGCGCCTAACAGCCAAACAGGTCCTGCAGCATCCATGGATAACTCAGAAGGACAGCTTACCCCAGAGCCAGCTGAATCACCAAGACCTTCAGCTTGTAAAG GGGGCGATGGCTGCCACGTACTCTGCACTGAACAGCTCCAAGCCAAGCCCCCAGCTGAAGCCTATCGAATCTTCCATTCTGGCACAGAGGCGGGTAAAGAAACTTCCTTCCACCACGCTGTGA
- the RPS6KA1 gene encoding ribosomal protein S6 kinase alpha-1 isoform X2, whose product MERDPKLPRICAFLKLWLHRKHRAKPCSLQLPAPSQLSSPGEGVVKEINITHHVKEGSEKADPSQFELLKVLGQGSFGKVFLVRKITPPDSNHLYAMKVLKKATLKVRDRVRTKIERDILADVNHPFVVKLHYAFQTEGKLYLILDFLRGGDLFTRLSKEVMFTEEDVKFYLAELALGLDHLHSLGIIYRDLKPENILLDEEGHIKLTDFGLSKEAIDHEKKAYSFCGTVEYMAPEVVNRQGHSHSADWWSYGVLMFEMLTGSLPFQGKDRKETMTLILKAKLGMPQFLSSEAQSLLRALFKRNPANRLGSGPDGAEEIKRHPFYSTIDWNKLYRREIKPPFKPAVGQPDDTFYFDTEFTSRTPKDSPGIPPSAGAHQLFRGFSFVATGLMEDGKVKPAQPPLHSVVQQLHGKNVQFNDGYVVKEAIGVGSYSVCKRCIHKATNMEYAVKVIDKSKRDPSEEIEILLRYGQHPNIITLKDVYDDGKYVYLVTELMRGGELLDKILRQKFFSEREASSVLHTICKTVEYLHSQGVVHRDLKPSNILYVDESGNPESIRICDFGFAKQLRAENGLLMTPCYTANFVAPEVLKRQGYDEGCDIWSLGVLLYTMLAGCTPFANGPSDTPEEILTRIGGGKFSVSGGNWDTISDMSKDLVSKMLHIDPHQRLTAKQVLQHPWITQKDSLPQSQLNHQDLQLVKGAMAATYSALNSSKPSPQLKPIESSILAQRRVKKLPSTTL is encoded by the exons GGTGAAGGCGTTGTGAAGGAAATCAACATCACACACCATGTGAAGGAGGGCTCCGAGAAAGCCGACCCTTCACAGTTTGAGCTTCTGAAGGTTCTGGGCCAGGGCTCTTTTGGCAAG GTTTTCTTGGTGAGAAAAATAACACCGCCAGACAGCAACCATCTCTATGCCATGAAAGTGCTCAAGAAGGCAACGTTGAAAG TGCGTGATCGTGTAAGGACAAAGATTGAAAGGGATATCCTGGCTGATGTAAACCATCCCTTTGTGGTGAAACTCCACTACG CATTCCAGACAGAGGGGAAGCTGTATCTCATCTTGGATTTCCTCAGAGGAGGTGACCTTTTCACTAGGCTTTCCAAAGAG GTCATGTTCACAGAGGAAGACGTGAAGTTCTACCTAGCAGAGCTGGCTCTGGGACTCGACCATTTGCACAGCCTGGGAATCATATACAGAGATCTCAAACCGGAAAA catcctcctgGATGAAGAAGGACACATCAAACTCACAG ATTTTGGCTTGAGTAAGGAGGCAATTGACCATGAGAAGAAAGCCTATTCCTTCTGTGGGACGGTGGAATATATGGCACCAGAAGTTGTGAACCGTCAGGGCCACTCCCACAGCGCTGACTGGTGGTCCTACGGGGTGTTAATG tTTGAAATGCTCACTGGCTCACTGCCGTTCCAGGGGAAAGATCGTAAGGAGACCATGACCCTCATCCTCAA AGCAAAGCTGGGCATGCCTCAGTTCCTGAGCTCTGAAGCACAGAGCCTCCTGCGAGCCCTTTTCAAAAGGAATCCAGCCAACAGATTAG GTTCTGGTCCAGATGGGGCAGAAGAGATAAAGCGCCATCCTTTCTACTCCACTATTGACTGGAAT AAGCTGTACCGAAGAGAAATCAAACCGCCCTTCAAGCCTGCAGTAGGCCAGCCTGAtgacactttttattttgacacAGAATTTACATCACGTACACCAAAAG ATTCCCCAGGCATCCCCCCTAGTGCGGGGGCCCATCAGCTCTTCCGAGGCTTCAGTTTTGTGGCGACAGGCTTGATGGAGGATGGCAAGGTGAAACCTGCCCAGCCCCCTCTGCACTCAGTGGTACAG CAACTGCACGGCAAGAATGTCCAGTTCAACGACGGCTACGTGGTGAAGGAGGCAATTGGTGTTGGCTCCTACTCAGTGTGTAAACGCTGCATTCATAAAGCAACCAACATGGAGTACGCAGTCAAG GTTATTGACAAGAGCAAGCGAGACCCTTCTGAGGAAATCGAAATCCTCCTGCGATATGGGCAGCATCCCAACATCATTACCTTGAAAGAT GTTTATGATGATGGGAAGTATGTGTATCTGGTGACTGAGCTGATGAgaggaggggagctgctggaTAAAATCCTCAGACAGAAATTTTTCTCAGAGAGGGAGGCCAGTTCGGTCCTGCACACGATCTGTAAAACGGTGGAATATCTGCATTCTCAAGGG gTAGTTCACAGGGACTTGAAACCCAGCAATATTCTCTATGTGGATGAGTCAGGGAACCCTGAGAGCATTCGCATTTGTGACTTTGGCTTTGCCAAGCAGCTGAGGGCTGAGAATGGCCTTCTCATGACTCCTTGTTATACTGCAAACTTTGTGGCACCCGAG GTACTAAAGCGGCAAGGCTACGATGAGGGCTGTGACATCTGGAGCCTGGGAGTTCTCCTTTACACAATGCTTGCAGG CTGCACTCCATTTGCAAACGGGCCCAGTGACACTCCAGAAGAGATCCTGACCCGAATAGGCGGGGGGAAGTTCTCTGTCAGTGGAGGCAACTGGGACACTATTTCTGACATGTCCAAG GATCTGGTATCAAAGATGCTTCACATAGATCCTCACCAGCGCCTAACAGCCAAACAGGTCCTGCAGCATCCATGGATAACTCAGAAGGACAGCTTACCCCAGAGCCAGCTGAATCACCAAGACCTTCAGCTTGTAAAG GGGGCGATGGCTGCCACGTACTCTGCACTGAACAGCTCCAAGCCAAGCCCCCAGCTGAAGCCTATCGAATCTTCCATTCTGGCACAGAGGCGGGTAAAGAAACTTCCTTCCACCACGCTGTGA